The following coding sequences lie in one Lolium perenne isolate Kyuss_39 chromosome 2, Kyuss_2.0, whole genome shotgun sequence genomic window:
- the LOC127336248 gene encoding 26S proteasome non-ATPase regulatory subunit 8 homolog A, which yields MDGELDEGIRKLAWLNFDCSRNELGSCVARLSELKILLTKFPSLPPTFEVSPNAVEELKFARAVYEFAVILSMEMKDQEAFERDLVQLKGFYMDTRGMIPPSPDEYPILGLNLMRLLAGNRIAEFHTELELLPLGALHHPCIKYAVELEQAFMEGTYRLINDRKAVPHESYRYFMDLLAETIRDEIADCSGQAYDHLPVNDAMEMLMFSSDQHLLEYISERQHEWEVQNCSVLFHMAKPQPRVGVHSFKLIKQSLCYAQELEQVV from the exons ATGGACGGGGAGCTGGACGAGGGCATCCGCAAGCTCGCGTGGCTCAACTTCGACTGCTCGAGGAACGAGCTCGGGTCCTGCGTCGCCCGGCTCTCGGAGCTCAAG ATTCTCCTGACAAAGTTTCCTAGCCTGCCACCAACATTTGAGGTGTCACCTAATGCAGTAGAGGAGCTGAAATTTGCAA GGGCTGTATACGAGTTTGCTGTTATCTTGAGCATGGAAATGAAAGACCAAGAAGCATTTGAGAGAGACTTAGTCCAACTAAAAGGTTTCTACATGGATACAAG AGGCATGATTCCACCCTCACCAGACGAATACCCAATATTGGGGCTTAATCTTATGAGGCTTCTGGCTGGGAACAGAATAGCCGAATTCCACACTGAGCTGGAACTTCTGCCCTTGGGAGCCCTACACCATCCTTGCATCAAATATGCAGTAGAGCTTGAGCAGGCCTTTATGGAAGGGACCTACCGATTGATCAATGATCGAAAAGCTGTGCCACATGAGTCATACCGCTACTTCATGGACCTTCTTGCTGAAACTATCAG AGATGAAATAGCTGATTGCAGTGGTCAGGCATATGATCACTTGCCAGTGAATGATGCCATGGAAATGCTGATGTTCTCCTCTGACCAGCATCTTCTGGAGTACATATCAGAG AGGCAACATGAATGGGAGGTTCAGAACTGTTCGGTTCTTTTTCACATGGCGAAGCCCCAACCTCGTGTCGGCGTACACTCGTTTAAGCTGATCAAGCAATCTCTTTGCTATGCGCAGGAGCTGGAGCAGGTAGTGTAA
- the LOC127336247 gene encoding serine/threonine-protein kinase CTR1, giving the protein MPHRRRLHALAPPLPPAHAAFDLAEPESRLPLLADYARLKPVDVPAAPPSTHWSADSSAFTTSSTEPATASTATATVSSQAPPSTAAGGGGRNDTWVQRSREGYYLQLSFAVRITSEAFLAGVPPELLLHRLGPSEEPPEQPADAAAVSYRLWVNGCLPWGDKIAHGFYNIMGIDPHLWAMCNADEDQARRLPTLAALREVDASDQSSLEVLLVDKCGDSVLVDLERRALDLHRALGSTLDFVRRLAVLVSDQMGGALRSEDGDLYMRWKAVSKRLRKQQKSVVVPIGRLSIGFCRHRAILFKELADFVGLPCRIAQGCKYCSAPHRSSCLIKIDERRYTREYVVDLVVVPGSISNPDSSINGQLLSSVSSPFKTSCTAGLANYITPVATRNRPVDDDHCNSIFSNSQYSVAGDKNSIQAAAVEGAVSKCGQVMQNDNCNNMSVFQVSKQLKAMEVGAEILVNKENIPGAAIPKRLIVEPSFAMDWLEISWDELDLKERVGAGSFGTVYRADWHGSDVAVKVLTDQDVGEAQLKEFLREISIMKRVRHPNVVLFMGAVTKCPHLSIVTEYLPRGSLFRLINKAASGELLDLRRRLRMALDVAKGINYLHCLNPPIVHWDLKTPNMLVDKNWSVKVGDFGLSRFKATTFISSKSVAGTPEWMAPEFLRGEPSNEKCDVYSFGVILWELLTMQQPWSGLGPAQVVGAVAFQNRRLPIPQDTIPELAALVESCWTDDPRQRPPFSSIVDTLKKILKSMMGTGS; this is encoded by the exons atgccgcaccgccgccgcctccacgccCTCGCGCCACCGCTACCCCCGGCCCACGCCGCCTTCGACCTCGCCGAGCCCGAATCGCGGCTGCCGCTCCTCGCCGACTACGCGCGCCTCAAGCCCGTAGACGTCCCCGCCGCGCCGCCGTCCACTCACTGGAGCGCCGACAGCAGCGCCTTCACCACCAGCAGCACCGAGCCAGCGACCGCCTCCACCGCCACGGCCACGGTCTCCTCGCAGGCGCCGCCTTCGActgcggcgggtggcggcgggaGGAACGACACGTGGGTCCAACGCTCCAGGGAGGGCTACTACCTGCAGCTCTCCTTCGCCGTCCGGATCACCTCCGAGGCCTTCCTTGCCGGCGTCCCGCCCGAGCTCCTGCTACACCGCCTCGGCCCCAGCGAAGAACCGCCGGAACAGCCCGCCgatgccgccgccgtctcctACCGGCTCTGG GTGAACGGGTGCCTGCCGTGGGGCGACAAGATCGCGCACGGGTTCTACAACATCATGGGGATCGACCCGCACCTGTGGGCGATGTGCAACGCCGACGAGGACCAAGCGCGCCGGCTGCCCACGCTGGCCGCGCTGCGGGAGGTGGACGCCAGCGACCAGTCGTCGCTCGAGGTGCTGCTCGTCGACAAGTGCGGCGACTCCGTGCTCGTCGACCTCGAGCGGCGCGCGCTCGACCTCCACCGCGCCCTAGGCTCCACGCTCGACTTCGTCCGCCGCCTCGCCGTCCTCGTCTCCGACCAGATGGG GGGTGCATTGAGATCGGAGGACGGGGATCTGTACATGCGGTGGAAGGCGGTCAGCAAGCGGCTGAGGAAGCAGCAGAAGAGCGTCGTCGTCCCCATCGGCCGCCTCTCCATCGGCTTCTGCAGGCACCGTGCTATTCTGTTCAAG GAGCTGGCAGATTTCGTCGGCCTGCCATGCCGGATTGCGCAAGGCTGCAAGTACTGCTCCGCGCCTCACCGATCATCATGCCTCATCAAAATCGACGAGAGAAGATATACCAG GGAGTACGTCGTGGACCTCGTCGTTGTGCCAGGGAGCATCTCCAATCCAGACTCCTCCATCAACGGGCAGCTGCTCTCCTCTGTGTCTTCGCCTTTCAAGACTTCTTGCACAGCAGGTTTGGCAAACTATATCACACCGGTCGCAACAAGGAATCGTCCGGTAGATGATGATCATTGCAATTCGATATTCTCAAATTCCCAGTATTCAG TTGCCGGGGACAAGAACTCTATTCAAGCAGCCGCCGTGGAAGGTGCGGTCTCGAAATGCGGCCAGGTCATGCAGAATGACAACTGCAACAACATGTCAGTGTTTCAAGTATCAAAGCAGTTGAAGGCGATGGAGGTCGGTGCCGAGATACTAGTCAATAAGGAGAACATCCCTGGTGCTGCAATCCCGAAACGCCTGATCGTTGAGCCCTCTTTCGCCATGGATTGGCTTGAGATATCATGGGATGAGCTTGACCTCAAGGAACGCGTAGGCGCTG GTTCATTTGGTACCGTTTATCGAGCTGACTGGCACGGTTCT GATGTTGCAGTCAAAGTGCTTACAGACCAGGATGTTGGCGAAGCTCAGCTGAAGGAATTCCTGAGAGAG ATCTCTATCATGAAACGAGTTCGCCATCCAAATGTGGTATTGTTCATGGGTGCAGTGACAAAATGCCCACATTTGTCGATAGTAACCGAGTATTTGCCTCG AGGGAGCCTCTTCCGTCTCATCAACAAAGCGGCTAGTGGAGAATTGCTCGATCTACGGCGTCGCTTGCGCATGGCATTAGATGTT GCAAAAGGTATCAACTATCTCCACTGCCTGAACCCTCCTATTGTACATTGGGATCTGAAGACACCAAACATGCTGGTGGATAAGAACTGGTCCGTGAAG GTAGGTGACTTTGGCTTGTCCAGATTTAAGGCTACCACCTTCATATCGTCCAAATCAGTCGCTGGAACA CCAGAATGGATGGCGCCAGAGTTTCTCCGTGGCGAGCCATCCAACGAGAAATGTGATGTGTACAGTTTTGGTGTGATCTTATGGGAGCTCCTGACAATGCAGCAACCATGGAGCGGCCTAGGCCCCGCACAA GTAGTAGGAGCAGTTGCATTCCAGAACAGAAGGCTCCCTATCCCACAAGATACCATTCCAGAACTAGCTGCTCTTGTTGAATCCTGTTGGACTGA TGATCCAAGGCAGCGCCCTCCGTTTTCAAGCATTGTGGATACTCTGAAGAAGATACTCAAGTCAATGATGGGAACCGGTTCATGA